The sequence GAAGCTTCCTATCAAATTTAGGGTACCGGCGGAGGTAACCGCAATTAAAGAGGCAGTGGATTGGTTGTTTACCTAAGCTATACTGTAAAACAGGTAAATATCAACCCCGACAGCCAGGCGGCAATTAGGGctttgggctcgttgtttgtgcgttcgagattagTCGAGGAATGTCTGACTTCTCTGTCGACTGCATCCGAATATTTCGATATTAGCTAATTTGGGTCTCCGGTCACAGCCGCATAGCGGGAGCTGATGAGCTGGCCAAACAAAATGAGAGGATTGAGAACCTgtagtctgctcctggaaaaatCGACCTCGCGTCAATTCAGCGGGCGaagggctagtgcgcaaacgtacaTAGTcgccttctggccacgggtagttcggaggcgctcgggcgaacttctaaggctaacaaaaacGCAGCTCCCGAATTTAGTAGGTATCcctaccggacattgtccgttaggtgtccatgcggtgagacttgggattgcttcaagttatttctgcagaagctgtcttgaggacgCGGTGGAATCATGTCAGCATCTTCTCCTTAACTGttctgctctcgtcgggctaaGATTCAAATGTCTGGGctgggatacggtacactagacagggctagtttactgggctctcattttttgTTACACCTGCGGATAAAGCAAGTTTAAACATAATCACCTGGGTAATTTCATCAGCAGTCCCAGGTGATTATGTTTAATTAATTAACGTAATTAGTCCCTGTTTGATTATCATCCTCTTTCTTTTCACTTttagttttcgttttgttttcccTCCCTCTGTTTTTCCTCTGCATGACATCACAATGTGCGGATTTgattatttgtccaagtggaCCCTCGtttgggcagccatttatcctagggtatgttcaacaatgcattataatgcgcaacataccatttcagagtgagcagtgcgttcaaaaatgtaaatatggcagtactgcaaatgcaacgcgttcttaaacgtcatttttgtatcaaaagtcgtgcattatttgcagcaaaaattttcacactgccaataaatacgctagtacaatgtctgatgaaaagtgggtatttaattatttattttagcttttaatacaaaaattgatgaaaaatacgatatttaaactttattttattatacttttcttggttttagtgattactttagtacatcggagataaaattactgctcagagtccgactgatattaaacttttgacaagatatgtacttcttttaagctttacacggttttttttatcttaaatttaataaaagactatcggttttttcctcacatacatcgtccatgaccaaacttagtaacaattccattttactgcacagcgcgttcataaatgcaacaaatctatttgcaatttttcaacaaatctatcagttgcatgaattgtcacattgacagtgctgccagcgctgcaagtactgcgcattataatgcatttCTGAACATAgctctaacctaacctacactcaaaaaattttgcaattgtgATCAAGTTCGTTATAGGCCTGTAAATAGTAAGATCATTCTTGTTCCACTTTCTGTCAGTCCTATAAAACTAAAGGTAACGGtgcaattcgcaaattttaaacaaaataggtGGGAAACCATCAGAGTAACCATCGATATTTGAACATGATAAATTGTTACGGACATTTACCAAAGGGCAGAAGCGAATTTGAAAAATCAGGATGCCATTGGTCTTTGTCAGTGTCAAATACAAAGATGATACTAAATAATTCTGCGAAAGATTGAATGTATCTTAAGGTTTGGTTACTCATCCTTATAAAACAGGGAGGGTAGACTCGGTTTCGATATTTCTGATTGTGCTTTCgggttatttttaatattaataacatttTGAATATGTTATTAGTAGGAGTAACAAATCGGCGAGttgttgcaaatatattttgatCTAATTCCATAATACGAAATTTAAGCGTGGTGCAGCGTAGAAGCCGATAttattgttttaacagcataaaaCCCTCCCCAATAAAATATCCTACATAAATAACAATCgcttgtattaattttttttattgaacttttctttgaaatttagtACAGCGAATTGAATAGAATACCACATCTAAGCTTAAGTTTAATTGTACGTCATGTAACGAGGAGTAGCGCTAAATTTGGCGTAGCTCTTAATGACCTTATTTACTGCCTCCAAAAAGTCTTTTTCCGTAGCAACTTTGCGGCGAGCTCGTATGGCAAACATACCCGCCTCAGTACATACTGAACGTATTTCAGCGCCTGTTGAGTTTGGACAAAGACGTGCCAGTAATTCAAAACGTATATCCCTTTCTACAGACATCGACCGGgcgtgaattttaaaaatatgtgtacGCCCTTCCAAGTCTGGTAGACCAAATTCCACCTTACGATCCAAACGTCCTGGACGCATTAGTGCTGGGTCGAGGGTGTCCGGCCTATTAGTTGCCATAAGCACTTTAATATTACCACGCGGATCGAAACCATCCAATTGATTAATTAACTCCAACATGGTACGTTGCACTTCATTATCGCCACCAGCACCGTCATCAAAACGAGCACCACCAATCGCATCAATTTCATCAAAGAAAATTAAGCAAGCTTTCTTTGATCTCGCCATTTCGAAAAGTTCGCGCACCATACGAGCGCCCTCGCCCACATATTTTTGGACAAGCTCTGAACCGATTACTCGAATGAAACAGGCATCCGTACGATTAGCTACTGCGCGAGCACACAAAGTTTTACCAGTTCCAGGTGGACCGAACAGCAAAACTCCCTTAGGTGGCTCAATGCCAAGATTGACAAATTTTTCAGGATGTAAAAGTGGCGTTTCCACCACCTCTCGTAACTTTTCGATCTGTTCCTTGCAACCCCCTACATCACTATATGTAACATCGGGCTTATCTTCTACCTGCATCATTGTAACGGTGGGATCAATTTTTGGTGGTAAAGGAATATGAATCTGATACTTGTTCCGATCCACACCAACACGCATACCCTCCTCGATATCAGTTGGAGCAACTGAATCAGCAAGGTCAACCACAAACTTAGCAAATTgtttaacatttattatgtaTTTCGGATCATCCGAATcagcatttattatttttgtgcaacGTGCAACCTGCAGTGGTTGCTCATTTTGTAAAATCTGCTTATCAGCTGCTAAGTCCCAGAGCGCTGGAGGTGCCAGGCCTGTGTCACTCTCTTTAATTCCGGTAAGTTCGTTCACTTGCTTCACCGCTTTTTGGATGTCCTCCTCAATAGTTTTAATAGCCTTATGATATTGACTCTGACCATACGTCTTCAGAAGCTCGATATCTCCTTCATCCAGCgactttatttctttttcttcggTCTCCTCTCCCTTAACTTTGCGCTGATCATCTCCTAAATAATCCggcattttcaatttttttaattaagtaaatcTATAATTTCTTTCTTCACTCAGCAATGACTAAACAATTTGGAAATTTGTGCTGTCAATACTTTTGATGGCAAAAGCGAACTTAGCTTAGTAAATGTCAAACTGTGAGGCACATGGAATTGAAACAAACAGAGTGGTGTATAGCAAAATAGACACATATTTTAGGTAAAGTGTTTTAAGCATAGTACGGTGTTTGCCTTGATGTGAAAATTAAACAAGTCGAAACAGAACTTAGAAGAGAAGAAGACAGAGGacgtaaatacataaataaataaatttgcgttCTCTGGTCTAGAATATaaaaggtgacgcaaaattaatcaccccaacggaggatttataatttttgcaaatggtgtcttACGTCAACCATATatcacacttgtgaactagacagcttcaatatacaaacagacaagcaatggagcgggCAAAGGTCGAAAGCTTCCATTTCTCAACGAAAAAGCCGAAGTCGAATTATTTAACACTTAGGTAAATTGTTTTATAGATAAtgcataagcaaatttttaaagtactccccaatttttatatatataattggcgcgtaaacccttttttgggtgtttggccgagctcctcttcctatttgtggtgtgcgtcttgatgttgttccacaaatggagggacctacagtttcaagccgacttcgaacggcagatatttttatgaggagctttttcatggcagaaatacactcggaggtttgccattgactgccgaggggccgctattagaaaactgtttttattaatttggtttcaccgagattcaaaccaacgttctatctgtgaattccgaatggtaatcacgcaacaacccatccggctacggcggcaactgcataattagttttttttttaattctatactaattaataattttcatgAAATATGCAGTACAAAGCCCATTAATACCGTTAATTCGTTTTAATATTACAAGGTAAGTTAAGAGCAATTATTGTACTTGTTTCGCTTTGATAAATCACTCAGATTGATGTCAACTTCGTGGTTTCATCTAATATTATATGTGAGACAAAGAAAAGAACGTTTTTTCATCTatcacatacaaacaaataaaaaggaaCATCTTTTTACTCGTTTCTAATTGACTGTTATTGTTTTAAGGATAAAATGTATTAAGAgagagaatataaataaatacgcgAAAAATCCGAAAACGCAACTACTCCAAGAAATCAGGCTTTACACAATTTGCTCGTCTAAGATCTTAGAGCTAGACTAATTGTAATTACATTAATTACAAATTAAGTTTACTACAATGGTATTTTTACTCAAATTAATTTGCACTCACCATTGTCCGTATAAGCGCTCTCCTTCCTCGTCaactttgaatttaaaattgtgTTATTGATATCAACTATGCCTTGATTGCTGCTGCTAGAAGAATTTACTGAAGCTACGATAAGCTTTTCTCCCAACACAATTTTCGCATCTTCCAAAGGATTTTTCATAATAGTTGTCTCCAAAGTATCATGTTCGGCTTGAGTTGGACTATTGCTTCCACTTTTGTGGACAATTGGTAGAGTTTCCAATAATACCGAATGTGGTGTTACAggtatttttaccacttttctcGCATAAATTTCATTATCTTTGTCAATCTTATTAAGTCGTTTGATATCTACCACCTAAAACAAAATGcgtattttatatgtatataacttcAAAACGCATAATGTGTTGGCCTACAGAACAATGAAATCGTAGTGCTAATGCCTGCAAAGTGTCGCCCACTTCCACTTTTGCCTCAATAGTGTTTCCAATGCGTTGTGTTTGCCCATTTATCATACTCGCAGAGCGTGGCATCCGTTCcatttgaagaaaatcatcATCATTCGCCTCCCTATTTAATGGCATATAAGACATGATGGCAGATTGATGGGCATTCGTATCATccgatatataattttttctagggataagaaataattattttcatgtCTGCATATATTCATAATCTTACCGCTGCCTACGCATTGCACAGGTTTCTTTCTATCACTCACACGCCGTAAGTGATAAGTTCAATCTCACTTGTTTATAAGCATAAAAGTTGTTAATGAATTTTACAATTTCGGCCActcattaaattactttttggaGAACTGTTGCATTGGCGAgttgtttaaaatattaaaaaccacCTTTGGgacatttataaaacaaatatttacactTGATGTatagcaataaaattattttttcgaacgtTGAGAATGCAAAAAGTTGTTTTCATTTACgtgtaattataattatattgaatgtacataaaatatatttgttccTGGAGAAATGATGATGAATGTTAAACAATAAGGTGACACTGATGCCGGAAGTTATATGAGTACTATTAAAGCGGCTTCATATAAGGTGATGTCGATTCTACGAATACAACGATTTGGTAGGCTATTTTCATATACCAGCTTCTGTATcggttataatacgttcacatatgcattaatcccTATAAATCCTCCAAATTATGGCAGATTACGTGCAAAATTgataatcagctgtcaatactgcttactgctttgagaggtttttcttcaaagaaattattttggttggaaatttgctgtttttggtttctttaattattattaacgatatgaagaaaatacaaggagaaggaatagctaatttaactGCCCAattaattggctgctaatatgataataaacagttgtaggaaatccgtatgcgacgtttactgaggttgcaaaaaataatgGCGGCAGGTTTTTCTTCAAAGAAACTATTTTGGTTGGAAATTTGCtgattttggtttctttaattattattaacgatatgaagaaaatacaaggtgaaggaatagctaatttaactGCCCAattaattggctgctaatatgaTAATAAACAGTTgcaggaaatccgtatgcgacgtttactgaggttgcaaaaattatggcagcaatgcgcatgagatattctatattacattttataataagtaataagaggacaaaatgtTAATgggcacacgcttttttctgtaaaatgaatccctaattaataatatttaacaaaagttttattagaactatgtttacagacctgttttctttgccggcatccatttcatttagtttttattttgatgtttctccttacattcgtaataatgattatcgataacacagaaaacacagggttatatgccaaaacgtatcgttattatctacgattattttataatctcatattttgggagagaaattttgtatgggaaatcgcgctttttaattacggattttgagttaagcgcaaaaagtagatcatctacttatatgtgaacgtattattagttCAGAACTCATgcgtaatttattaaatatttccatTAAGTACTGAAGGTAGTGCCTTCTTAAGGCTTGTGGATGAGTCGAGGAAATGCCTCCTATCGTGCCTAGGAGGTAGCTCAGCCTCCAGTAAGTGCAATGTAGTTCCCTCGGTAGCATTTCAGCAAGAAACTGATTGCTGAACATCCTGGGAGCATAATAGCCTCACTATGAAGTTGTCGCAGGAAGGCAATTAAAATGGAATTATTTGGATAAAATCGTAACAGTATGTAGATGACTTAAAATTGTACTTGATGATTAAAAGTGTAAACGACGCGAGTATACTTCAGGCTGAACTTCAAAATTTGTACTTATGGTGCATAAAAAACCGATTACCTCTTAACATAAAGAAATGTCACcaaataactttttccaaacttCCTAACCCGATCCGTATATTGTTTTTTATCTATATTTTTAGACATGGTAAATGAGATTATAGACCTTAGGGTACAGttagattcaaaatttagtTCTTTTTCTCAGATCCATGTACACCAAGGTTATTGTATTCAACGTATGTCTGTTCGATATTTGAGTACGCTGTTTTCACTTTCAGGCCTTTTTACCAACATTTATATAAATCGATTGGAATCTGTACAGAAGGCATTTATCCGGCTTCTATTGCGCTCTCTACATTTCGCAGAACCTTTGCCTgcctataatttattttaatgtgcCTCCGAATCGAATAAGCACTTCGTTTGATCATtactaaatttagttttaaatctcAGATAAAATCCTTGGTATGTAATAATCTTGATTCTATTGTGACTAGTCTGTAAGAATTGTGAATTCATAGACAAATATGAATAAATAGATATATTCATTGAaaattcgttgttttattttttcttgattttataaCGAACGTCGATTTACTAGAGAAGGTTCAGCAAAGATCGTTTagtatattatacaataaaaattctCTGTACAAATCGAAactgccatcattattgggatATTGCCACACGAATGACATTTATAAACAATAGATACATCAAACGAACAGAACTTTTCTTAGATAAGAAATTCTTTCTGTATTTTAGTTGAGGAGAGAATGGAGCGATGTGCTCCGATTTAAATTATcactaaattaaaatcaaaataaacaaaaagattacttacatatatattttatataaaataaaattcacccAAAAAGGCTATAGCGAGCGTGCAAGCAATAAATACGTTAATATTAggaatataaaagaaataagtggGAAAGGATTGCTTGTTTGTATAGACGTTTTGTTTAATGGCATTTCGGAAATTCGTAAAATCTGTACTCTTGGGAATTCCAATTGGTATAACGTTTCTTGATTGTGTTGGCTATGTTGCTCGAGTGGATGGTAATTATAATCTATTTTGTCCAAAGTTCCCTCTATGGAGAAGGAAAGCTAATGAATATAAGTTGTCAGTTTCATTTATAAGATGGAACCGCGCTGATTTGTTCGGAAAgtgtataattatgtatttgggTTTTGTGCAAAATATTTCAGGTATATCCATGCAGCCAGCTCTTAATCCAGATGTCAGTCAAACTGATTACGTTTTTCTCTCACGATGGGCTGTGCGTATAAGCAGTGTGGAACGCGGGGATATTGTTTCTCTTATTTCTCCCAAGGATCCTTCACAGAAGATAATCAAACGCATCGTGGGACTGCAAGGTGATGTCGTCTCCACACTAGGTTACAAACATGAAATAGTGCGCGTCCCAGAAGGTCATTGCTGGGTTGAGGGTGATCACACAGGCCACTCCTTGGATAGCAATACTTTCGGGCCAGTAGCACTAGGCCTAATGACTGCTCGGGCGACATACATTGTATGGCCTCCAGAACGGTGGCGTCGACTACAAACAGAGCTACCTCGGCGACGTAGACCTATACAAATAGCAAAATCAGCTAGTTACTATAGCCAATAGTGACTTTTTTATTTGAGGTATGTGCTACTTAATAGCAGAGTAATGCTATACCAGATTGATTTGGGGATCCTGTAAGTGTAAATGTAAAGTCATTTGAAGACAATTCGAATGTTGTAAATCTTAACATATGTTGACGTGTGAATGATTATatcctttaaaattttcaagttgcGTATTAGTATTCTAATCGTTAAAAGAattggttttaattaaaaattacataaaatatttgacaaaagtaaGTAATAcaagaacttttaaaaataaactaaaacttgCCAAACTATTTTCAACTATTTGACTGTTTATTTACACTGCTTTTAATACTATTAATTAATTGATCTTATGCGAAATTCATGTAACACGTTTATGGTATATTTAAGAGCTACGCCCTCTCTTACTATTTTATATAGTCCTGGCTGGGATAAGTCTACCACAGTGGACGCAGAACGGCATTCTTCAGTCAAGCCCAACTGACCTGCATTGAAAACTCCACCAAGTTTCGGCCACAAGGACTTGAATTCACTTATATTTAAACTGCTACGTGTATTTGACAAATTCGCACTTGTTAAGGCAAGCGGTTGTTcatcaaataataaacaaagctcttgtataaaactaaattttggaATACGAATGCCAATTTTTGTGGTATTGGGATTTAAAAATGGATTATagagctgtggggacctttcgaCTATTATAGTAATTGGCCCCGGCAGTAGGCGCTGAAGGAGAGAATCATTCAAATGGTCTGTTCTGCCATACCGCCGAAACGCCTCCAGATTTTTCACGCATATCGCAACTGGTTTGTAAGAATCACGTCCTTTTATGTCGTATAGTCGCTGTATTGCTTCTTCATCATTTGCATTACATGCTAGT is a genomic window of Anastrepha ludens isolate Willacy chromosome 6, idAnaLude1.1, whole genome shotgun sequence containing:
- the LOC128866475 gene encoding 26S proteasome regulatory subunit 7 — translated: MPDYLGDDQRKVKGEETEEKEIKSLDEGDIELLKTYGQSQYHKAIKTIEEDIQKAVKQVNELTGIKESDTGLAPPALWDLAADKQILQNEQPLQVARCTKIINADSDDPKYIINVKQFAKFVVDLADSVAPTDIEEGMRVGVDRNKYQIHIPLPPKIDPTVTMMQVEDKPDVTYSDVGGCKEQIEKLREVVETPLLHPEKFVNLGIEPPKGVLLFGPPGTGKTLCARAVANRTDACFIRVIGSELVQKYVGEGARMVRELFEMARSKKACLIFFDEIDAIGGARFDDGAGGDNEVQRTMLELINQLDGFDPRGNIKVLMATNRPDTLDPALMRPGRLDRKVEFGLPDLEGRTHIFKIHARSMSVERDIRFELLARLCPNSTGAEIRSVCTEAGMFAIRARRKVATEKDFLEAVNKVIKSYAKFSATPRYMTYN
- the LOC128866477 gene encoding lysM and putative peptidoglycan-binding domain-containing protein 4, translating into MRRQRKNYISDDTNAHQSAIMSYMPLNREANDDDFLQMERMPRSASMINGQTQRIGNTIEAKVEVGDTLQALALRFHCSVVDIKRLNKIDKDNEIYARKVVKIPVTPHSVLLETLPIVHKSGSNSPTQAEHDTLETTIMKNPLEDAKIVLGEKLIVASVNSSSSSNQGIVDINNTILNSKLTRKESAYTDNEANHSNDNDSAALLDDILNDDFAETHVRPIRGPSLSALHWSGSDGDMTWVCLFVVILALCFAIPLIVVIFWTHPHSNSNSTNNNTSTAN
- the LOC128865711 gene encoding mitochondrial inner membrane protease subunit 2, with protein sequence MAFRKFVKSVLLGIPIGITFLDCVGYVARVDGISMQPALNPDVSQTDYVFLSRWAVRISSVERGDIVSLISPKDPSQKIIKRIVGLQGDVVSTLGYKHEIVRVPEGHCWVEGDHTGHSLDSNTFGPVALGLMTARATYIVWPPERWRRLQTELPRRRRPIQIAKSASYYSQ
- the LOC128865709 gene encoding threonylcarbamoyl-AMP synthase, whose product is MTAKLLTRFGVFWHPWYVRNLSTISQMLSSSRRKIYKVQESEALNVARQCILDGEVIALPTDTVYGLACNANDEEAIQRLYDIKGRDSYKPVAICVKNLEAFRRYGRTDHLNDSLLQRLLPGPITIIVERSPQLYNPFLNPNTTKIGIRIPKFSFIQELCLLFDEQPLALTSANLSNTRSSLNISEFKSLWPKLGGVFNAGQLGLTEECRSASTVVDLSQPGLYKIVREGVALKYTINVLHEFRIRSIN